A window of the Phaseolus vulgaris cultivar G19833 chromosome 5, P. vulgaris v2.0, whole genome shotgun sequence genome harbors these coding sequences:
- the LOC137833904 gene encoding uncharacterized mitochondrial protein AtMg00810-like — translation MKGEFEMSMKGELSFFLGLQVKQTNDGIFLCESKYCKEILKKLEMESCKEASTPMPSSCYMDAYAARKAVDQTKYRGLIGSLLYLTASRPDIMFVVCLCARYQANPKESHFKAAKRILKYLKGTTNVGLWYPSHPPVHLIGYSDSDFAGCKLDRKSTSGTCHLLSSSLISWHSKKQACVTLSTAVAEYIVAGSCCAQIL, via the coding sequence atgaaaggtgagtttgaaatgtctatgaagGGGgaactctctttctttcttggattacaggtcaagcaaacaaatgatggaatctttctatgtgaatcaaagtattgcaaagaaattctcaagaaGTTAGAAATGGAAAGTTGCAAGGAAGCAAGCACACCTATGCCCTCAAGTTGTTATATGGATGCATATGCTGCTAGAAAAGcggtagatcaaacaaaatatagaggttTGATTGGCTCATTGCTCTACCTCACAGCAAGTAgaccagatataatgtttgtggtatgtctttgtgcaagatatcaagcaaatccaaaggaatcccacttcaaagctgcaaagaggattctgaaatatctcaaaggaacaacaaatgttggtctatggtatccttctcacccTCCTGTACATTTAATTGgctattcagattctgattttgcagggtgtaagctggACAGAAAAAGCACTAGTGGTACTTGCCACCTTCTTAGTTCAAGTCTCATTTCATGGCATagtaagaagcaagcttgtgtgaCTCTCTCTACTGCAGTGGCTGAATACATTGTTGCTGGAAGCTGCTGTGCACAAATTCTCTAG
- the LOC137833905 gene encoding uncharacterized protein produces MEPIPPISKIVSLVAQQEQQLSNNALIANIRNVQPMVNKSNVQSSVVCSFCGKNGHNDNVCFKKHGFPNQNEKKHGYPPGYKFQNGKTYSVNNIATQEEYDSNNNENGDTHFTHQQYQILTNLLKQANTFAGQVQVNQVGSFAADTSQQDRDSSSAGQRTRDKIGSTDLIGGLYCLDRSISQHVPPFLNCVTKIVGLWHRRLGHPSDERLKILQTYYPDISIEKSYFCDACHQAKQKKLPFSLSTTHSAHIFDLIHMDIWGPCSVISMHGHRYFLTVVDDFSRFTWIFSIQNKSEVRANVHYAQTYDDINMHNDHGSPDKNNDDLCVDKNDVPAVTLRRSDRNRRMPIYLQDFQTSSNQVSTKHTIMSISSHDEPQNYEAAIHKPLWVQAMQNELAALAANQTWTITDLPPGKSAIGCRWVYKIKYHSNAKDWDLKQLDVNNAFLHGDLNEEVYMKLPFGFPAANRNKVCKLQRSLYGLKQAGRQWYAKLSNFLKSHNYNISTADHSLFLKHDGEKITALLVYVDDIVLTGNNLAEINISASRI; encoded by the exons ATGGAACCCATCCCACCTATATCAAAAATCGTTTCTTTAGTAGCTCAACAAGAGCAACAATTGAGTAATAATGCTTTGATTGCTAATATAAGGAATGTTCAACCCATGGTTAACAAGAGTAATGTGCAGTCTTCTGTTGTTTGCTCTTTTTGTGGCAAGAATGGTCATAATGATAATGTGTGTTTTAAGAAACATGGTTTTCCCAATCAGAATGAGAAAAAG CATGGTTACCCACCCGGTTACAAATTCCAAAATGGTAAAACTTATTCTGTCAACAACATTGCCACTCAAGAGGAGTATGATTCCAACAACAATGAGAATGGTGATACTCATTTTACTCATCAGCAATATCAAATCTTAACCAACCTTCTCAAACAAGCAAACACTTTTGCTGGACAAGTTCAAGTGAATCAGGTTGGATCTTTTGCTGCTGATACAAGTCAACAAGATCGGGACTCTAGCTCTGCAG GACAGAGAACCAGAGACAAGATTGGTTCAACTGATTTGATTGGTGGCTTATATTGTTTAGATAGATCTATTTCACAGCATGTTCCTCCTTTCTTGAATTGTGTAACTAAAATTGTTGGTCTTTGGCATCGAAGATTAGGTCATCCTTCTGATGAAAGACTAAAGATTTTACAAACCTATTATCCTGATATATCTATTGAAAAGTCTTATTTTTGTGATGCTTGTCATCAAGCTAAACAAAAGAAACTGCCCTTTTCTCTTAGCACTACTCATTCTGCAcatatatttgatttaattcatATGGATATATGGGGTCCTTGTTCTGTTATCTCTATGCATGGTCATAGATATTTTCTCACtgttgttgatgatttttcccGCTTTACTTGGattttttctattcaaaataAGTCTGAAGTTAGAGCTAATGTT CACTATGCTCAAACTTATGATGACATAAATATGCATAATGACCATGGTTCTCCTGATAAAAATAATGATGATCTTTGTGTTGATAAAAATGACGTGCCTGCTGTTACCCTCAGAAGATCTGACCGTAATAGAAGGATGCCAATCTATTTACAGGACTTCCAGACTAGCAGTAATCAGGTTAGTACCAA ACATACCATAATGTCTATTTCTTCTCATGATGAGCCTCAAAACTATGAGGCTGCCATTCATAAACCTCTTTGGGTCCAAGCAATGCAGAATGAATTAGCAGCTCTTGCAGCTAATCAGACCTGGACTATTACAGATCTTCCCCCTGGAAAATCTGCCATTGGTTGTAGATGGGTTtacaagatcaaatatcactcAAATG CAAAAGATTGGGATCTTAAGCAATTGGATGTGAACAATGCTTTCCTTCATGGAGACTTAAATGAAGAAGTTTACATGAAGCTTCCCTTTGGTTTTCCAGCAGCAAATAGAAATAAAGTGTGCAAACTTCAAAGGTCTCTTTATGGCCTCAAGCAAGCTGGACGCCAATGGTATGCCAAACTTTCCAATTTCCTCAAATCTCATAATTATAATATCTCCACTGCTGACCACTCTCTTTTTTTGAAACATGATGGAGAGAAAATAACTGCACTTCTtgtctatgtggatgacataGTCTTAACTGGGAACAACCTTGCTGAAATCAACATTTCTGCATCAAGAATTTAG
- the LOC137833906 gene encoding uncharacterized mitochondrial protein AtMg00810-like — translation MAHTLHLTADKGERLNEEEATSYRRLVGRLIYLTNTRPDIAYVVNHLSHFVSAPTNIHSQAAFHVLKYLKASPGVGLFLHNNTPVQIKAYNDSDWATCPETRKSITGFCVYLGETLISWKSKKQQTISRSSSEAEYRALAATTCEIQCLPFTRSLDSIYPACSLIL, via the coding sequence ATGGCACATACTCTTCACCTCACTGCTGATAAAGGAGAAAGACTCAATGAAGAAGAAGCTACATCCTATAGAAGACTGGTAGGACGCCTCATTTACCTTACCAATACACGCCCAGATATTGCCTATGTTGTCAACCACCTCAGTCATTTTGTATCTGCACCTACCAACATTCATTCTCAGGCAGCTTTCCATGTTCTCAAATATCTAAAGGCCTCACCTGGTGTTGGTCTCTTTCTCCATAACAATACTCCTGTACAGATCAAAGCGTACAACGATTCTGATTGGGCCACTTGCCCTGAGACTAGAAAATCCATCACGGGCTTCTGTGTATATTTGGGTGAAACTTTGATCTCctggaaatcaaagaaacaGCAAACGATTTCAAGAAGCTCCTCTGAAGCTGAATACAGAGCATTAGCTGCTACCACATGCGAAATTCAATGTCTACCTTTTACAAGATCTTTGGATTCCATTTATCCAGCCTGCTCTCTTATATTGTGA